The following coding sequences lie in one Arachis ipaensis cultivar K30076 chromosome B05, Araip1.1, whole genome shotgun sequence genomic window:
- the LOC110262600 gene encoding protein phosphatase 2C and cyclic nucleotide-binding/kinase domain-containing protein-like, which translates to MLDQTGHIQLVDFRFGKKLASERTFTICGMADSLAPEIVLGKGHSFPADWWALGVLIYFMLRSEMPFGSWRENELDTVAKIAKRKLHLPDTFNPDAVDIISKLLDVEETTRLGSQGTDSVKSHPWFNGVEWEGIRHRTFPAPPEIVSRVTQYLEVHSEDCSGSLGSPLQEVEELNVPEWLEDW; encoded by the exons ATGTTGGACCAAACAGGACATATACAG CTGGTTGACTTTAGATTTGGTAAGAAGCTCGCCAGTGAAAGAACATTCACAATTTGTGGGATGGCAGATTCACTAGCTCCAGAGATTGTGTTGGGAAAAGGCCACAGTTTCCCTGCTGACTG GTGGGCGTTGGGAGTTCTGATATATTTTATGCTACGAAGTGAAATGCCATTTGGATCATGGAGGGAAAATGAActtgatacagttgccaaaatTGCAAAGCGGAAGCTACATCTTCCAGATACATTCAACCCCGACGCTGTTGATATCATATCCAAG TTACTTGATGTGGAAGAAACTACTAGACTTGGTAGCCAAGGTACTGATTCTGTCAAGAGTCACCCATGGTTTAATGGTGTTGAATGGGAAGGGATTCGCCACCGCACTTTTCCCGCTCCTCCGGAAATCGTTTCTCGTGTTACACAATACCTGGAAGTTCATTCTGAGGATTGCAGTGGTTCTCTAGGTTCCCCATTACAGGAGGTAGAAGAACTCAATGTGCCTGAATGGCTTGAGGACTGGTAA
- the LOC107644412 gene encoding protein phosphatase 2C and cyclic nucleotide-binding/kinase domain-containing protein isoform X1, whose product MGCIYSRVCIGDNCVGGAAAASSINGDAIARPPRGTSSSEPDESSAAAAASPDGDFQVLNQLSLTRDPEAGIRRLARVSSQFLPPEGCKVAKVPAFSYELRYSFLSQRGYYPDALDKANQDSFCIHTPFGSSPNDHFFGVFDGHGEFGAQCSQFVKQKLCENLLRSAKFQNDAVEACHGAFLATNLQLHNDVLDDSMSGTTAITVLVRGRTIIVANSGDSRAVIGERRGKDLVAVDLSLDQTPFRADELERVKMCGARVLTLDQIEGLKNPEVQCWGNEEGDDDGDPPRLWVPNGMYPGTAFTRSIGDSIAETIGVVANPEIVVFELTKDHPFFVLASDGVFEFISSQTVVDMVAKFKDPRDACAAIVAESYRLWLQYETRTDDITIIIVHINGLTEPGVGQEKTFGESLRTPVPQVVEMTGSESPSTLGWNSRNQRVRHDLSRARLRAIENSLENGQAWVAPSSAHRKTWEEEAQIERALHDHFLFRKLTASQCNVLLDSMERVEVQPGDIIVKQGSEGDCFYVVGSGEFEVLATQEEKDGEVTKVLQRYTSEKLSCFGELALMYNKPLQASVRAVTKGTLWALKREDFRGILMSEFSNLSSLKLLRSVDLLSRLSILQLSQISDSLSEVFYASGQTIIDRSEVHGLYIIQKGQVKITFDADLLMNPNVCSLEPDLENVNDNAQSRIELSIEKQEGSYFGEWALLGEKVGPLSAVAVGDVVCAILTKEKFESVVGSIQKISQEDRKSRHNSKELARNFDFSSLGKVLFFVGMDKECLFY is encoded by the exons ATGGGCTGCATCTACTCTCGTGTTTGCATCGGCGACAACTGCGTCGGAGGTGCCGCCGCCGCCTCCAGCATCAACGGCGACGCAATCGCTCGTCCTCCGCGCGGGACCTCATCCTCCGAGCCAGACGAATcctccgccgccgccgccgcctcGCCGGACGGCGACTTCCAGGTGCTGAATCAGCTCAGCTTGACGCGGGACCCGGAGGCCGGAATCCGGAGGCTCGCTAGGGTTTCGTCACAGTTCCTTCCACCGGAAGGTTGTAAAGTGGCGAAGGTTCCTGCGTTCAGCTACGAGCTTCGGTACTCGTTCTTGTCACAGAGAGGTTACTATCCTGACGCACTGGACAAGGCGAACCAGGACAGCTTCTGTATCCACACACCGTTTGGTTCGAGTCCGAATGACCATTTCTTCGGTGTCTTCGACGGCCACGGCGAGTTCGGTGCGCAGTGTTCACAGTTTGTCAAGCAGAAGCTCTGTGAGAATCTTCTTCGAAGTGCGAAATTCCAAAACGATGCCGTTGAGGCTTGTCACGGTGCTTTTCTGGCCACGAATTTGCAGCTTCACAATGATGTCTTGGATGACAGCATGAGCGGGACGACGGCGATCACGGTGCTGGTGAGAGGGAGAACTATAATTGTGGCGAATTCAGGCGATTCGAGGGCGGTGATTGGAGAGAGGAGAGGGAAGGATCTTGTGGCCGTTGATTTGTCGTTGGATCAGACTCCGTTTAGGGCTGATGAGCTGGAGAGAGTGAAGATGTGTGGTGCCAGGGTTTTGACACTGGATCAAATTGAGGGTTTGAAGAATCCTGAAGTTCAGTGTTGGGgaaatgaagaaggtgatgatgatGGGGACCCACCGAGGTTGTGGGTCCCCAATGGGATGTACCCTGGGACTGCATTCACAAGGAGCATTGGGGATTCAATTGCCGAGACTATTGGTGTTGTTGCTAACCCTGAGATTGTTGTCTTCGAGCTCACCAAGGATCATCCTTTCTTCGTGCTTGCAAGTGATGGTGTCTTTGAATTCATCTCTAGCCAAACGGTAGTTGATATG GTTGCAAAGTTCAAAGATCCGCGTGATGCTTGTGCTGCAATAGTAGCTGAATCTTATCGGCTTTGGCTACAGTATGAAACTCGTACGGATGATATCACAATCATCATTGTGCATATAAATGGGCTAACTGAA CCTGGTGTTGGTCAGGAAAAAACATTTGGCGAATCTTTACGAACTCCAGTGCCTCAAGTTGTAGAGATGACAGGTTCAGAATCTCCCTCTACCCTGGGTTGGAACTCTAGGAACCAACGGGTAAGGCATGACTTGTCAAGGGCACGCCTCCGAGCAATTGAAAATTCCCTGGAGAATGGGCAAGCTTGGGTTGCTCCATCTTCAGCGCATAGGAAGACATGGGAGGAAGAA GCACAGATAGAGCGAGCACTGCATGATCATTTTCTCTTCCGAAAACTTACTGCTTCTCAATGTAATGTTCTATTGGATTCCATGGAAAGAGTTGAGGTGCAACCTGGTGATATTATAGTCAAACAG GGCAGTGAAGGTGACTGTTTTTATGTTGTTGGTAGTGGAGAATTTGAGGTCTTGGCAACTCAG GAAGAAAAAGATGGGGAAGTAACCAAGGTTTTACAGCGTTACACATCGGAAAAACTATCATGCTTTGGAGAGCTTGCTCTAAT GTACAATAAACCACTCCAGGCTTCTGTACGTGCTGTAACTAAAGGGACTCTTTGGGCTTTAAAGCGAGAAGATTTTCGAGGCATTCTAATGTCAGAATTCTCGAATTTGTCATCCTTGAAGTTGCTACGATCTGTAGATCTCCTGTCAAGATTGTCAATTTTACAACTGAGTCAGATTTCTGACTCCCTCTCTGAAGTCTTCTACGCAAGTGGGCAGACAATAATTGATCGT AGTGAAGTCCATGGATTGTACATAATCCAGAAGGGACAAGTGAAAATCACTTTTGATGCGGATTTATTGATGAATCCAAATGTTTGCAGCCTCGAGCCTGATTTGGAAAATGTGAATGATAATGCACAGAGCAGAATAGAATTGTCAatagagaagcaagagggaagctATTTTGGTGAATGGGCCCTTCTTGGTGAAAAGGTTGGTCCCTTAAGTGCTGTTGCTGTGGGTGACGTTGTATGTGCTATATTAACAAAAGAGAAATTTGAATCTGTTGTTGGCTCCATACAAAAGATTTCTCAGGAGGATCGCAA GTCAAGACATAATTCCAAAGAGTTGGCTAGAAATTTTGACTTTTCATCCCTAGGAAAA GTCCTTTTCTTTGTAGGAATGGATAAAGAGTGTCTATTCTACTGA
- the LOC107644412 gene encoding protein phosphatase 2C and cyclic nucleotide-binding/kinase domain-containing protein isoform X2, whose protein sequence is MGCIYSRVCIGDNCVGGAAAASSINGDAIARPPRGTSSSEPDESSAAAAASPDGDFQVLNQLSLTRDPEAGIRRLARVSSQFLPPEGCKVAKVPAFSYELRYSFLSQRGYYPDALDKANQDSFCIHTPFGSSPNDHFFGVFDGHGEFGAQCSQFVKQKLCENLLRSAKFQNDAVEACHGAFLATNLQLHNDVLDDSMSGTTAITVLVRGRTIIVANSGDSRAVIGERRGKDLVAVDLSLDQTPFRADELERVKMCGARVLTLDQIEGLKNPEVQCWGNEEGDDDGDPPRLWVPNGMYPGTAFTRSIGDSIAETIGVVANPEIVVFELTKDHPFFVLASDGVFEFISSQTVVDMVAKFKDPRDACAAIVAESYRLWLQYETRTDDITIIIVHINGLTEEKTFGESLRTPVPQVVEMTGSESPSTLGWNSRNQRVRHDLSRARLRAIENSLENGQAWVAPSSAHRKTWEEEAQIERALHDHFLFRKLTASQCNVLLDSMERVEVQPGDIIVKQGSEGDCFYVVGSGEFEVLATQEEKDGEVTKVLQRYTSEKLSCFGELALMYNKPLQASVRAVTKGTLWALKREDFRGILMSEFSNLSSLKLLRSVDLLSRLSILQLSQISDSLSEVFYASGQTIIDRSEVHGLYIIQKGQVKITFDADLLMNPNVCSLEPDLENVNDNAQSRIELSIEKQEGSYFGEWALLGEKVGPLSAVAVGDVVCAILTKEKFESVVGSIQKISQEDRKSRHNSKELARNFDFSSLGKVLFFVGMDKECLFY, encoded by the exons ATGGGCTGCATCTACTCTCGTGTTTGCATCGGCGACAACTGCGTCGGAGGTGCCGCCGCCGCCTCCAGCATCAACGGCGACGCAATCGCTCGTCCTCCGCGCGGGACCTCATCCTCCGAGCCAGACGAATcctccgccgccgccgccgcctcGCCGGACGGCGACTTCCAGGTGCTGAATCAGCTCAGCTTGACGCGGGACCCGGAGGCCGGAATCCGGAGGCTCGCTAGGGTTTCGTCACAGTTCCTTCCACCGGAAGGTTGTAAAGTGGCGAAGGTTCCTGCGTTCAGCTACGAGCTTCGGTACTCGTTCTTGTCACAGAGAGGTTACTATCCTGACGCACTGGACAAGGCGAACCAGGACAGCTTCTGTATCCACACACCGTTTGGTTCGAGTCCGAATGACCATTTCTTCGGTGTCTTCGACGGCCACGGCGAGTTCGGTGCGCAGTGTTCACAGTTTGTCAAGCAGAAGCTCTGTGAGAATCTTCTTCGAAGTGCGAAATTCCAAAACGATGCCGTTGAGGCTTGTCACGGTGCTTTTCTGGCCACGAATTTGCAGCTTCACAATGATGTCTTGGATGACAGCATGAGCGGGACGACGGCGATCACGGTGCTGGTGAGAGGGAGAACTATAATTGTGGCGAATTCAGGCGATTCGAGGGCGGTGATTGGAGAGAGGAGAGGGAAGGATCTTGTGGCCGTTGATTTGTCGTTGGATCAGACTCCGTTTAGGGCTGATGAGCTGGAGAGAGTGAAGATGTGTGGTGCCAGGGTTTTGACACTGGATCAAATTGAGGGTTTGAAGAATCCTGAAGTTCAGTGTTGGGgaaatgaagaaggtgatgatgatGGGGACCCACCGAGGTTGTGGGTCCCCAATGGGATGTACCCTGGGACTGCATTCACAAGGAGCATTGGGGATTCAATTGCCGAGACTATTGGTGTTGTTGCTAACCCTGAGATTGTTGTCTTCGAGCTCACCAAGGATCATCCTTTCTTCGTGCTTGCAAGTGATGGTGTCTTTGAATTCATCTCTAGCCAAACGGTAGTTGATATG GTTGCAAAGTTCAAAGATCCGCGTGATGCTTGTGCTGCAATAGTAGCTGAATCTTATCGGCTTTGGCTACAGTATGAAACTCGTACGGATGATATCACAATCATCATTGTGCATATAAATGGGCTAACTGAA GAAAAAACATTTGGCGAATCTTTACGAACTCCAGTGCCTCAAGTTGTAGAGATGACAGGTTCAGAATCTCCCTCTACCCTGGGTTGGAACTCTAGGAACCAACGGGTAAGGCATGACTTGTCAAGGGCACGCCTCCGAGCAATTGAAAATTCCCTGGAGAATGGGCAAGCTTGGGTTGCTCCATCTTCAGCGCATAGGAAGACATGGGAGGAAGAA GCACAGATAGAGCGAGCACTGCATGATCATTTTCTCTTCCGAAAACTTACTGCTTCTCAATGTAATGTTCTATTGGATTCCATGGAAAGAGTTGAGGTGCAACCTGGTGATATTATAGTCAAACAG GGCAGTGAAGGTGACTGTTTTTATGTTGTTGGTAGTGGAGAATTTGAGGTCTTGGCAACTCAG GAAGAAAAAGATGGGGAAGTAACCAAGGTTTTACAGCGTTACACATCGGAAAAACTATCATGCTTTGGAGAGCTTGCTCTAAT GTACAATAAACCACTCCAGGCTTCTGTACGTGCTGTAACTAAAGGGACTCTTTGGGCTTTAAAGCGAGAAGATTTTCGAGGCATTCTAATGTCAGAATTCTCGAATTTGTCATCCTTGAAGTTGCTACGATCTGTAGATCTCCTGTCAAGATTGTCAATTTTACAACTGAGTCAGATTTCTGACTCCCTCTCTGAAGTCTTCTACGCAAGTGGGCAGACAATAATTGATCGT AGTGAAGTCCATGGATTGTACATAATCCAGAAGGGACAAGTGAAAATCACTTTTGATGCGGATTTATTGATGAATCCAAATGTTTGCAGCCTCGAGCCTGATTTGGAAAATGTGAATGATAATGCACAGAGCAGAATAGAATTGTCAatagagaagcaagagggaagctATTTTGGTGAATGGGCCCTTCTTGGTGAAAAGGTTGGTCCCTTAAGTGCTGTTGCTGTGGGTGACGTTGTATGTGCTATATTAACAAAAGAGAAATTTGAATCTGTTGTTGGCTCCATACAAAAGATTTCTCAGGAGGATCGCAA GTCAAGACATAATTCCAAAGAGTTGGCTAGAAATTTTGACTTTTCATCCCTAGGAAAA GTCCTTTTCTTTGTAGGAATGGATAAAGAGTGTCTATTCTACTGA